The following proteins are encoded in a genomic region of Enterocloster clostridioformis:
- a CDS encoding alginate O-acetyltransferase AlgX-related protein codes for MRQRAKAYIFAGMFLGMMILPRLLFVPLKDYVDTENYENRIYQEKPVLNFRNLRAADLKSYPGQYDAYFNDHLAFKNPIVAFGKLADIHVFGEVTSDAVLMGKDGWMFYKLKGEMEDSIADYQGTNRYSEEDLERFAALLKQADENLASGGTKLVFYMVPNKEQVYSEFMPSSVKVVQEQSKADLLYAYLKENTDCDVYYPLDEFRKAKDDWCQIYRKYDTHWNDMGAFMASRMVIQDIDGEPFGPESYRSYDIENRGTFSGDLATMLNLQKYYDDDPFLKVSGYREDVSFEMDYQNEHETITHYSSDAEGKAEKILICRDSFGVHMAEYFARNYPDVTLMDYRTEDCGAAALELRPDAVVIEVAERYTDYMFGLLERLGTIGYGMELTGD; via the coding sequence GTGAGACAACGCGCAAAAGCATATATATTTGCAGGCATGTTCCTGGGGATGATGATACTTCCCAGACTCCTGTTCGTACCTCTAAAGGACTATGTGGATACGGAGAATTACGAAAACCGGATTTACCAGGAAAAGCCGGTTCTTAATTTCAGGAATCTCAGGGCGGCGGACCTTAAATCCTATCCGGGTCAGTATGACGCCTACTTTAATGACCATCTGGCCTTTAAGAATCCCATTGTGGCCTTCGGAAAACTGGCGGACATCCACGTGTTTGGGGAGGTTACATCCGATGCCGTGCTTATGGGAAAGGACGGATGGATGTTCTATAAGCTGAAGGGGGAAATGGAGGACAGCATTGCGGACTACCAGGGAACCAATCGCTACAGTGAAGAGGATCTGGAACGGTTTGCCGCGCTGCTTAAGCAGGCCGATGAAAACCTGGCTTCCGGAGGGACGAAGCTGGTTTTCTATATGGTTCCAAACAAGGAGCAGGTGTACAGTGAGTTTATGCCCTCCTCCGTGAAAGTGGTTCAGGAACAGTCCAAGGCGGATTTGCTGTACGCATATCTGAAGGAGAATACGGACTGCGATGTGTACTATCCCCTGGATGAGTTCAGGAAGGCCAAGGATGACTGGTGCCAGATATACAGGAAGTACGATACCCATTGGAATGATATGGGAGCATTTATGGCGTCCCGGATGGTGATACAGGATATAGACGGGGAGCCGTTCGGCCCGGAATCATACCGCTCTTATGATATTGAAAACAGGGGAACCTTCAGCGGGGACCTTGCAACCATGCTGAATCTTCAAAAGTACTATGACGATGATCCGTTCCTCAAGGTGTCAGGCTACAGGGAGGATGTGTCCTTTGAAATGGATTACCAGAATGAACATGAGACCATTACCCACTACTCCTCAGACGCAGAGGGGAAGGCAGAAAAAATCCTTATATGCAGGGATTCCTTCGGGGTACACATGGCTGAGTACTTTGCCAGGAACTACCCGGACGTGACGCTGATGGATTACCGGACAGAGGACTGCGGGGCAGCCGCCCTTGAGCTTCGGCCGGATGCAGTGGTGATTGAGGTGGCGGAACGGTATACGGATTATATGTTTGGACTGCTGGAACGCCTGGGGACCATTGGATACGGGATGGAATTAACCGGTGACTGA
- a CDS encoding ABC transporter permease yields MESYKDGVKAKLPALTLYIGLVVIFIVFAVICSMMGKNFLTLNNMFNIITQASIISIIAIGASLVIVTGGIDLSVGSIVGFVGIFGGLILKAGMPLIAMGILCIAAGAAFGLVNGCLVSYGKVPPFIVTLGAMQIARGLALLINGGQPISSFPKGLGSLMASKVLGTVPVSVIYVFVFYAVIIFVMAYTKFGRHVYSAGGNICAARLSGINVNRTVLMVYVLSGIFAAIGGIMLLSRLTYADPNAGSGYEMNAIASAVIGGISLSGGKGKIGNTLVGAIILSTLTCGLQIMNVATYYQTIVTGIVIIAAVFADKKKERQSE; encoded by the coding sequence ATGGAGAGCTACAAAGATGGTGTTAAGGCAAAGCTGCCGGCCTTGACTTTATATATTGGACTGGTTGTTATTTTTATTGTATTTGCAGTAATCTGCAGCATGATGGGAAAGAATTTTCTGACCCTTAATAATATGTTCAATATTATTACCCAGGCCAGCATTATTTCCATAATTGCAATCGGCGCCTCTCTGGTCATTGTCACAGGCGGAATTGATTTAAGCGTTGGGTCCATCGTGGGATTTGTGGGTATATTTGGGGGACTGATTTTGAAGGCAGGCATGCCCTTAATTGCCATGGGAATTTTGTGTATAGCGGCAGGAGCCGCCTTTGGTCTGGTCAATGGCTGCCTGGTCAGTTACGGAAAGGTGCCGCCTTTCATCGTGACGCTGGGAGCCATGCAGATTGCCAGGGGATTAGCGCTTCTGATTAACGGAGGACAGCCCATATCCAGTTTTCCTAAGGGACTGGGAAGTCTGATGGCTTCAAAGGTGCTTGGGACTGTTCCGGTATCTGTCATATATGTGTTTGTGTTCTACGCAGTCATTATTTTTGTCATGGCATATACAAAGTTTGGAAGACATGTCTATTCCGCGGGCGGCAATATCTGCGCCGCCAGGCTTTCAGGGATCAATGTAAACAGAACCGTGCTTATGGTATATGTTTTAAGCGGCATATTTGCTGCCATTGGAGGCATCATGCTTTTGTCACGTCTTACATATGCAGACCCAAATGCCGGCTCTGGTTATGAAATGAACGCCATAGCTTCCGCGGTCATCGGAGGAATTTCTTTATCAGGCGGAAAAGGGAAGATTGGAAATACATTGGTGGGAGCCATCATTCTCAGCACCCTGACCTGCGGGCTCCAGATTATGAATGTTGCCACCTATTACCAGACCATTGTCACGGGCATCGTCATCATAGCCGCAGTGTTTGCGGATAAGAAGAAAGAACGCCAAAGCGAGTAG
- a CDS encoding ATP-binding cassette domain-containing protein translates to MSNNLSRNIEKGIVYLSEDRKDEGLVLMHSVMDNIALPNLKQLAKPFIRKKEMADRAKDYIKSLRIKTHTHLTEARNLSGGNQQKVVIAKWLYSNADVYIFDEPTSTALPK, encoded by the coding sequence TTGTCCAACAACCTGTCCAGAAATATTGAAAAGGGAATCGTCTATCTGAGCGAGGACAGGAAGGATGAGGGGCTGGTGCTTATGCACTCCGTCATGGATAACATTGCACTGCCCAATTTAAAGCAGCTGGCCAAACCGTTCATCCGCAAAAAGGAGATGGCGGATCGCGCAAAGGATTACATCAAGAGCCTGCGGATTAAGACCCATACACATCTCACGGAGGCCAGGAACCTGTCCGGAGGGAACCAGCAGAAGGTGGTTATCGCAAAGTGGCTGTATTCCAATGCAGATGTATATATATTTGATGAACCCACTAGTACAGCATTGCCAAAATAA
- a CDS encoding transposase, with protein MCQPFFKNEVDLHPHKIRYRLHSSEKTEAPESFARKVNEICGLYQSAQEQSREGAHIVSTDEMTGVQALEHKYPDKLPLPGQCAKMEFEYIRHGTTSLIGFFDVATGRMEMPYLNSTRTEEDFVEAVKALVGTDPQAPWTFICDGLNTHKSEALVRFVAEACALGVELGKKGKTGILKSMESRADFLHDPSHRIRFVYTPKHSSWMNQIEIWFGIINRKLLKRKSYLSIEELEASILRFIEQYNLTAHPFKWTYAGIPLVI; from the coding sequence ATCTGTCAGCCGTTTTTTAAAAATGAGGTAGATTTACATCCCCACAAAATCCGTTACCGGCTTCATTCTTCGGAAAAGACGGAAGCCCCGGAATCTTTTGCGCGGAAAGTAAACGAAATCTGCGGCCTGTACCAGAGTGCCCAGGAACAAAGCCGGGAAGGTGCACACATTGTTTCCACGGATGAAATGACCGGGGTACAAGCGCTGGAACATAAATATCCTGACAAGCTCCCATTACCCGGCCAGTGCGCCAAAATGGAGTTTGAGTATATCCGCCATGGCACGACCAGCCTCATCGGGTTCTTTGATGTTGCAACGGGCCGTATGGAAATGCCGTATTTAAACTCCACACGCACAGAAGAGGATTTTGTGGAAGCCGTGAAAGCATTGGTAGGGACAGACCCGCAAGCCCCATGGACATTTATATGCGATGGCCTAAACACCCATAAATCGGAAGCCCTTGTCCGCTTTGTGGCAGAAGCCTGTGCCCTTGGCGTGGAACTGGGCAAAAAAGGGAAAACAGGGATCCTTAAAAGTATGGAAAGCCGAGCGGATTTCCTGCATGACCCTTCCCACCGGATCCGCTTTGTCTATACTCCGAAACACAGTTCCTGGATGAACCAGATTGAGATATGGTTTGGCATCATTAACCGGAAGCTGCTGAAGCGGAAAAGCTACCTATCAATAGAAGAACTGGAAGCAAGCATCCTGCGCTTTATTGAACAATACAATCTTACAGCACACCCATTTAAGTGGACATATGCCGGGATACCATTAGTAATTTAA
- a CDS encoding MBOAT family O-acyltransferase, which translates to MLFSSMIFLWLFLPFVLVVNLVLPIRLSNLFLLAMSFIFYAWGEQEYIWLLLLSLAVNYAGAMGMEAVRGRGHDAGTAGADAGTAGADAGTAGADAGAAGDAAMSDRQTTSGASKQTLITPDKLLLVALVAVNLGFLGYFKYFDFLTGLVNKLAGGTVMEPKNLLLPVGISFYTFQMISYGADVYRGTIRAERNLLNLGLYMSFFPKMIQGPIERYQGMGACIRNRHVTPELFACGARRFIYGLGKKVILANQFGSVVDKVLANPMDQISGGLGWYAGILYTLQIYFDFSGYSDMAVGLGKMLGFELTENFNYPYLARTVGEFWRRWHISLSGWFKDYLYIPLGGSRRGTLVTCRNLMIVFLCTGFWHGAGLSFIAWGMYYGCLQVAERLFLKRRLDRLPAAVSYIYMFFVTVVGWTMFRADSLTRGLMLLGQMFLLRPGIYDTAMYMSHKTIVYMVIGMMLCGPFQALVPCFRKHMQDGRNIYLSEGLGLILLFAYSIVMAVGSTYNPFIYFRF; encoded by the coding sequence ATGCTATTTAGTTCCATGATATTTTTATGGCTGTTCCTGCCCTTTGTGCTGGTGGTCAATCTGGTGCTGCCAATCCGGTTAAGCAACCTGTTTCTGCTGGCAATGAGCTTTATTTTCTACGCGTGGGGGGAACAGGAGTATATATGGCTTCTCCTTTTGTCACTGGCAGTGAATTACGCAGGCGCCATGGGGATGGAGGCTGTGCGGGGCAGAGGGCATGACGCGGGGACAGCCGGAGCTGACGCGGGGACAGCCGGAGCTGACGCGGGGACAGCCGGAGCTGATGCGGGGGCAGCCGGGGACGCTGCCATGTCAGACAGGCAGACCACTTCCGGCGCCTCTAAGCAGACGCTCATCACCCCGGATAAGCTGCTCCTTGTGGCGCTGGTTGCGGTGAACCTGGGGTTTCTGGGGTATTTTAAATACTTCGATTTCCTGACCGGCCTGGTAAATAAGCTGGCGGGAGGCACCGTGATGGAGCCAAAGAACCTGCTGCTGCCGGTGGGCATCTCATTTTACACTTTTCAGATGATCTCTTATGGGGCGGATGTGTACCGTGGGACCATACGGGCCGAGAGAAACCTGCTGAACCTGGGACTTTACATGTCCTTTTTCCCTAAGATGATACAGGGACCTATTGAGCGTTATCAGGGGATGGGGGCATGTATCAGAAACCGTCATGTGACGCCTGAGCTGTTTGCCTGCGGAGCCAGGCGGTTTATCTACGGACTGGGCAAGAAGGTTATACTTGCCAACCAGTTCGGAAGCGTGGTGGACAAGGTTCTGGCCAATCCCATGGACCAGATTAGCGGAGGTTTGGGATGGTACGCGGGAATCCTGTATACACTTCAGATTTATTTTGATTTTTCAGGTTATTCGGATATGGCGGTGGGCCTTGGCAAAATGCTGGGCTTTGAGCTGACAGAGAATTTCAATTATCCGTATCTGGCCAGAACCGTGGGAGAGTTCTGGCGCAGATGGCATATTTCTCTTTCCGGCTGGTTTAAGGACTACCTCTATATTCCTCTGGGCGGAAGCAGGAGGGGGACGCTGGTCACCTGCCGCAATCTGATGATCGTGTTTCTTTGTACCGGATTCTGGCATGGCGCCGGCCTGTCCTTCATTGCGTGGGGAATGTATTACGGCTGCCTTCAGGTGGCGGAACGGCTGTTTTTAAAGCGGCGGCTGGATAGGCTGCCTGCCGCTGTCAGCTATATTTATATGTTCTTCGTTACCGTGGTGGGATGGACCATGTTCCGGGCGGATTCGCTTACCAGAGGACTCATGCTGCTTGGGCAGATGTTTCTTCTGCGGCCGGGGATATATGATACGGCCATGTATATGAGCCATAAGACCATAGTCTATATGGTGATTGGAATGATGCTGTGCGGCCCGTTTCAGGCCCTGGTCCCCTGTTTCAGGAAACATATGCAGGACGGCAGGAACATTTACCTGTCTGAAGGCCTGGGACTTATATTGCTGTTCGCCTACTCGATTGTGATGGCTGTGGGCAGCACCTATAATCCGTTTATTTATTTCCGGTTTTAG
- a CDS encoding sugar ABC transporter substrate-binding protein yields the protein MKRNMTATVMALAMSTFMTSAVLSGCGGTPKETAPETAKEQKTEVRTADTTGESGRDEESSAEAASGSYEDKTIGFVGMTLNNEYHITLANGAKVEAEAKHVKIEVQAGDQHASADAQLGIIENMIANKVDGILLVPSSSDGLESALTKCKEAGIPIINLDTKLTDESLANVGLDIPFYGTNNYEGAKLAGEYVAKNFEQGTKTAILKGIEGQTNAADRYNGFIEGAGNTVTVVAEQTANWEVDQGYTAAQNIISANPDVELFFCCNDNMGIGALRAIKEANMQEQIQIIGFDAVSEALNLVENGEFLATVAQYPAEMGKLGVDNMLKIFDGGEAESYIDTGTEVITKDNVGEFKDYLKTFE from the coding sequence ATGAAGCGAAACATGACGGCAACAGTGATGGCATTGGCAATGAGCACGTTTATGACGTCAGCGGTGCTAAGCGGATGCGGCGGCACTCCGAAGGAGACTGCGCCGGAGACAGCCAAGGAACAAAAAACGGAGGTCCGGACCGCGGATACTACTGGGGAAAGCGGAAGGGACGAAGAAAGCAGCGCCGAAGCAGCATCAGGCAGCTATGAGGATAAGACGATTGGATTTGTGGGGATGACTTTAAACAACGAATATCATATTACCCTGGCCAACGGCGCCAAAGTGGAAGCAGAGGCAAAGCACGTCAAGATTGAGGTCCAGGCCGGAGATCAGCATGCCAGCGCTGATGCGCAGCTTGGCATTATTGAAAATATGATTGCCAACAAGGTGGACGGAATCCTGCTGGTTCCCAGCTCTTCTGATGGTTTGGAATCCGCTCTTACAAAATGTAAGGAAGCAGGCATCCCTATCATCAATCTGGATACAAAGCTGACCGATGAGAGCCTTGCCAATGTGGGCCTGGATATCCCGTTTTATGGAACCAATAACTACGAAGGCGCCAAACTGGCAGGTGAATATGTGGCGAAAAACTTTGAGCAGGGAACAAAGACAGCCATACTTAAGGGGATTGAAGGACAGACCAATGCAGCGGACCGTTACAATGGATTTATAGAAGGAGCCGGGAATACGGTAACCGTTGTGGCTGAACAGACAGCAAACTGGGAAGTGGACCAGGGATATACAGCTGCCCAGAATATCATAAGCGCTAATCCGGATGTTGAACTTTTCTTCTGCTGCAACGACAATATGGGTATCGGAGCATTAAGAGCCATCAAGGAAGCTAATATGCAGGAGCAGATTCAGATTATCGGATTTGATGCTGTCAGCGAAGCGCTGAACCTGGTGGAAAACGGGGAATTCCTGGCAACCGTGGCACAGTATCCGGCTGAAATGGGAAAACTGGGTGTGGATAATATGCTTAAAATATTTGATGGCGGCGAAGCAGAATCCTATATTGACACCGGAACGGAAGTTATCACAAAGGACAATGTAGGTGAGTTTAAGGATTACTTAAAAACCTTTGAGTAG
- the rpoN gene encoding RNA polymerase factor sigma-54, whose amino-acid sequence MDLKLQVKQTQTLSQRMIQSAEILQMTSQELNTYINELALENPVIDIVEPPTAQEQRESIEQQEWLNSFNEENYYLYQRQNNDDDYDFKSSWNINTDDGETLQDYLWSQLITENFTDQETEIIKFMLECLDNKGYLEESIETIASYFGTDTELVEDLLSDLQALDPSGVCARSLEECLKLQLERRNMLTPVLESIIDNCLEMVAKNQIPAIARKLRLSPAETAGYCQIIKSLNPKPGVSFSSRDQLRYIIPDVTIVKFKDHFDILLNESMYPTIELNSYYRQMNQNPESSELKEYLGNKIRQAEWVKQCVTQRGKTLMQVSRAILEHQEEFFTFGPAHLSPLRLADIAQELDIHESTVSRAVSKKYLQCSWGVYPMNYFFSRSVAVQESSGNENGAQSVTAADIKRVLREIIEEENKKKPYSDRLLGEKLAERGISISRRTVAKYREDEGIADASGRKEYV is encoded by the coding sequence ATGGACCTAAAATTACAGGTAAAACAGACCCAGACTTTGTCACAGCGGATGATTCAGTCAGCTGAGATTCTTCAGATGACTTCTCAGGAGCTGAATACTTATATCAATGAACTGGCATTGGAAAACCCGGTAATCGACATTGTGGAGCCGCCCACGGCACAAGAACAGCGCGAGTCCATCGAACAGCAGGAATGGCTTAATTCTTTCAATGAGGAGAATTACTATCTGTACCAGCGCCAGAATAATGACGATGACTACGACTTTAAATCCAGCTGGAATATAAACACGGACGACGGAGAGACCCTTCAGGACTATCTGTGGTCCCAGCTCATCACGGAAAACTTCACGGACCAGGAAACGGAAATCATTAAGTTCATGCTGGAATGTCTCGACAACAAGGGCTATCTGGAAGAGAGCATAGAGACCATTGCCTCCTACTTTGGGACCGATACCGAGCTTGTGGAAGATCTTCTGTCCGACCTCCAGGCTCTGGACCCCTCCGGCGTCTGCGCGCGTTCACTGGAGGAATGCCTGAAGCTGCAGCTGGAACGCAGGAATATGCTGACCCCGGTACTGGAATCCATCATTGACAACTGCCTGGAAATGGTTGCCAAGAACCAGATTCCGGCCATTGCCAGGAAGCTGCGCCTCTCTCCCGCTGAAACCGCCGGTTACTGTCAGATTATTAAATCCCTGAATCCAAAGCCGGGCGTATCCTTCAGCAGCAGGGACCAGCTCCGCTATATTATACCGGATGTGACCATTGTAAAATTCAAGGACCATTTTGACATACTGCTGAACGAATCCATGTATCCCACCATTGAGCTTAACAGCTACTACCGCCAGATGAACCAGAATCCGGAGTCCTCCGAACTGAAGGAGTATCTGGGCAATAAAATCCGGCAGGCCGAGTGGGTGAAGCAGTGTGTGACCCAGCGCGGAAAGACACTTATGCAGGTATCCCGGGCCATCCTGGAACACCAGGAGGAATTCTTTACCTTTGGGCCTGCCCATCTGAGTCCATTAAGGCTGGCAGATATCGCCCAGGAACTGGACATCCATGAATCCACTGTCAGCAGAGCTGTCAGCAAGAAATACCTTCAGTGTTCCTGGGGCGTATACCCTATGAACTACTTCTTCTCGCGCAGCGTGGCTGTCCAGGAAAGCAGCGGCAATGAAAACGGCGCCCAATCCGTGACTGCCGCGGATATCAAACGGGTGCTCCGGGAAATCATAGAGGAAGAAAACAAAAAGAAGCCTTACAGCGACCGCCTCCTGGGTGAAAAGCTGGCAGAACGCGGCATATCCATCTCCCGCCGGACCGTTGCCAAATACAGGGAAGATGAAGGCATTGCGGATGCCAGCGGGCGTAAGGAGTATGTGTAG
- a CDS encoding class II aldolase/adducin family protein yields the protein MDFKKCIVESGKKLENSGLTVETWGNISIRDPETGLVYLTPSAMKYSTIAEDDVVVCRLDGTIVEGHRKPTIETGLHLAVYRNREEVNAVIHTHPMYSMVYATQGKDIPLIIDEAAQAMGDTCKCTQYALPGSEKLAAECEKALGKEANSCLLHSHGAVCVGESMDAAFKVATVLEATARILYMIEATGGKPAGISPENVAAMKDFAKNHYGQGK from the coding sequence ATGGACTTTAAAAAATGTATTGTAGAGAGCGGGAAAAAGCTGGAGAATTCAGGCCTTACTGTTGAGACATGGGGAAATATCAGTATCCGCGATCCTGAGACCGGGCTGGTATACCTGACGCCCAGCGCCATGAAATACAGCACCATTGCAGAAGACGATGTAGTGGTCTGCAGGCTGGACGGAACAATCGTGGAAGGGCACAGGAAACCGACCATTGAGACAGGGCTGCACCTGGCTGTCTACAGAAACAGAGAAGAGGTAAACGCAGTCATCCATACCCATCCCATGTATTCCATGGTATACGCCACTCAGGGTAAGGACATTCCTCTGATAATAGATGAGGCAGCCCAGGCCATGGGAGACACCTGCAAATGTACACAGTATGCACTGCCCGGTTCTGAAAAACTGGCGGCTGAGTGTGAAAAGGCATTGGGAAAGGAAGCAAATTCCTGTCTTCTGCATTCCCATGGAGCTGTCTGCGTGGGGGAGAGTATGGACGCAGCGTTTAAAGTGGCAACCGTCCTGGAGGCAACAGCCAGAATTCTTTACATGATTGAAGCCACAGGCGGAAAACCGGCAGGGATATCCCCTGAAAATGTAGCGGCGATGAAGGACTTTGCCAAAAATCATTATGGACAGGGTAAATAG
- a CDS encoding helix-turn-helix domain-containing protein, whose protein sequence is MRRKTIDTIPVLSDAMKNILSAFSKSRSLPSGLVKRASIVLLASQGELNQNIAPQVGLHYNNVATWRSRFLAALPALRRIEMDDPKKLEDEIRAVLSDKKRPGAPSVFTPDQIMRIIGLACSSPNDFGYEVSQWSLPLLVAEIKKQGIAEQISEKSVSRFLKMR, encoded by the coding sequence ATGCGAAGGAAAACAATTGATACTATCCCGGTTTTATCTGATGCCATGAAAAACATATTATCTGCTTTTTCAAAAAGCCGCTCCCTTCCGTCAGGACTGGTCAAAAGAGCCAGCATTGTCCTGCTTGCGTCACAGGGGGAACTCAACCAGAATATTGCACCACAGGTCGGGCTTCATTATAATAATGTTGCCACCTGGCGCAGTCGGTTCCTCGCGGCGCTCCCAGCCTTGCGGAGGATTGAAATGGACGACCCGAAAAAGCTTGAAGATGAGATACGGGCAGTCCTGTCCGATAAAAAACGCCCCGGTGCCCCGTCTGTTTTTACGCCGGACCAGATCATGCGGATCATCGGCCTTGCCTGCAGCAGCCCAAATGATTTTGGGTACGAAGTAAGCCAGTGGAGCCTCCCGCTGTTAGTGGCAGAAATTAAAAAGCAGGGGATCGCTGAACAGATTTCTGAGAAATCTGTCAGCCGTTTTTTAAAAATGAGGTAG
- the ltrA gene encoding group II intron reverse transcriptase/maturase, which produces METGHGIKYRQLHIEDYLREIPAEQGRETGEYAHERITGNPDTNTDFRTDNLLDTILRSDNLNAAYKKVKTNKGVGGIDGMQVDELLPYLREHQSELVEQVREGKYKPNPVRRVEIPKEEKGKTRKLGIPTVVDRVIQQAIAQELTPLYEEQFSDNSIGFRPGRGAHDALERCRKYINEGYVYVVSMDLQSYFDTVNHSKLIEVLSRTVKDGRVISLIHKYLKAGVMEDGGFHATTEGVPQGGPLSPLCGNVMLNELDKELERRGHKYVRYADDCLILCKSRKSAERTMENIVPFITGKVFLKVNLQKTTVSHVSKIKYLGYGFYRHKGKCRMRIHPKSVAKMKNRIRELTTRGNKWSNQEREEKRRSYARGWINYYRYADMKSLMEQTDEWLRHRIRAVYWKQWKKVRTRYKMLRALHLPEWKVHEMANCRKGVWRAAGMLNSALTKRIIVDRLGYPDMTAHYLKVRVNY; this is translated from the coding sequence ATGGAAACCGGACATGGAATTAAGTACAGACAACTTCATATTGAGGACTACCTGCGAGAGATACCTGCGGAACAGGGAAGGGAAACAGGAGAGTACGCCCATGAAAGGATTACCGGGAACCCCGACACCAACACGGACTTTCGGACGGACAACCTGCTAGATACGATTCTTAGAAGCGACAATCTAAATGCCGCCTATAAGAAGGTCAAAACGAACAAAGGCGTTGGTGGGATTGACGGAATGCAGGTGGATGAACTTCTACCCTACCTGAGAGAACACCAGTCCGAATTGGTCGAGCAGGTGAGGGAAGGCAAATACAAGCCAAACCCAGTCCGAAGGGTAGAAATACCCAAAGAGGAGAAAGGAAAAACAAGGAAACTGGGGATACCCACAGTGGTAGACAGGGTAATCCAACAGGCAATCGCACAGGAACTGACTCCCTTATATGAAGAACAGTTCTCTGACAACAGCATCGGATTCCGTCCCGGCAGAGGGGCGCATGACGCACTGGAAAGATGTAGGAAATATATCAACGAAGGATATGTCTACGTGGTCAGCATGGATTTACAATCCTACTTTGACACGGTGAACCACAGCAAGCTGATAGAGGTGCTGTCGAGGACGGTGAAGGACGGGAGGGTAATCTCGCTGATACACAAGTACCTGAAAGCCGGAGTAATGGAGGACGGAGGATTTCACGCAACGACCGAGGGCGTGCCGCAGGGAGGCCCGCTAAGTCCCTTATGTGGAAATGTCATGCTGAATGAGTTGGACAAGGAACTGGAGCGCAGGGGACACAAGTATGTGAGGTATGCGGATGACTGCCTGATTCTGTGCAAAAGCAGGAAAAGCGCAGAGAGGACGATGGAAAACATTGTGCCATTCATCACAGGAAAAGTGTTTCTGAAAGTCAATCTTCAGAAAACGACAGTGAGCCACGTCAGCAAGATAAAATACCTGGGCTACGGCTTTTACCGGCATAAAGGGAAATGCCGCATGAGGATACACCCGAAGTCGGTGGCAAAAATGAAGAACCGGATACGGGAGCTGACAACCAGAGGGAACAAATGGAGCAATCAGGAGAGGGAAGAAAAACGCCGAAGCTATGCAAGGGGATGGATTAACTATTATCGATATGCAGACATGAAAAGCCTGATGGAACAGACGGATGAGTGGCTGCGCCACAGAATCCGAGCGGTGTACTGGAAACAATGGAAGAAGGTACGCACAAGATATAAAATGTTGCGGGCGTTACATTTACCAGAGTGGAAGGTGCATGAGATGGCGAACTGCCGAAAGGGAGTGTGGAGAGCGGCGGGAATGCTCAACTCGGCACTCACCAAAAGAATCATAGTGGACAGACTTGGTTATCCCGATATGACTGCCCACTATCTGAAAGTCCGAGTAAACTATTGA